In Aquiflexum balticum DSM 16537, a single genomic region encodes these proteins:
- a CDS encoding SusD/RagB family nutrient-binding outer membrane lipoprotein: protein MKLINKFRIFIVAMSLAMMGCDTEELHNLNINPQAVNEIDLNFMFTAGQLGTASGGSAGDNRFIDWRTNIGMSAYLIQQLANAGGGIAPGDKYTENFESNSAPFEFFYGDALKNLAEVVKQTGPGGYDEGNKINTRNAARIIMVLNFHRLTDFYGNIPYFEALQGMNGVFFPKYDKQADIYPALLKELEEATAAMSTSNLDDGFSRADLIFKGDIAKWKRFGYTLMLRLAMRVSNVAPQLAADYVTKAVAGGVMQTNADNVLVPMSEGPSLWTNQNGISRAFFPGDGGQPGFLSDTFVEWLKAGATNASEVDPRLMIISGGIADWSAVAWTPINVNPLEQKGMPNGFDAAGLDELEGRPVDQGTTYSRINYLLLKRNSPYIMMNAAEAHFLLAEARERGIGSGITGSAEDHYRAGVREAMKMYTRFDPSLAVLDAEVDAYLARHPYGVEKPALEMIGEQMWASKFLNWWEAWSDWRRTGYPQLTPTNHPANVTQGQIMRRLRYPAAEVASNANFQDGATLPDIFMTKVWWDGGN from the coding sequence ATGAAACTAATAAATAAATTTAGGATATTCATCGTAGCTATGAGCTTAGCGATGATGGGATGTGATACTGAGGAATTACATAATCTGAATATCAATCCTCAGGCTGTAAACGAAATTGATCTCAATTTTATGTTCACAGCAGGTCAATTGGGTACTGCATCCGGCGGGTCTGCAGGTGACAACAGATTTATTGACTGGAGAACCAATATCGGGATGTCAGCATATCTTATTCAGCAGTTGGCCAATGCAGGCGGAGGTATAGCACCCGGTGATAAATACACCGAGAATTTCGAATCAAACAGTGCCCCATTTGAATTCTTTTATGGAGATGCATTGAAAAACCTTGCCGAGGTAGTGAAGCAAACCGGACCGGGGGGGTATGATGAAGGTAACAAAATAAACACCAGAAATGCAGCCAGAATTATAATGGTCTTGAATTTTCATAGATTGACAGATTTCTATGGAAATATCCCTTATTTCGAGGCTTTGCAAGGAATGAATGGTGTTTTCTTTCCAAAATATGACAAGCAGGCTGATATTTATCCTGCTTTGTTAAAGGAATTGGAAGAAGCTACTGCAGCGATGAGTACATCTAATCTCGATGATGGTTTTTCAAGAGCTGATTTGATTTTCAAAGGAGATATCGCAAAATGGAAAAGATTTGGATATACCTTAATGCTTAGATTGGCCATGAGAGTTTCCAATGTTGCCCCTCAATTAGCTGCAGATTATGTTACTAAAGCAGTGGCCGGAGGTGTGATGCAGACAAATGCAGATAATGTTTTGGTTCCCATGTCAGAAGGCCCAAGTCTTTGGACAAATCAGAACGGTATCTCAAGGGCTTTCTTCCCAGGAGATGGCGGTCAGCCGGGCTTTTTGAGTGACACTTTTGTGGAATGGTTAAAGGCCGGTGCAACCAATGCAAGTGAAGTGGATCCAAGGTTGATGATTATCAGCGGCGGTATAGCAGATTGGTCAGCTGTTGCTTGGACTCCTATCAATGTCAATCCATTGGAGCAGAAGGGAATGCCTAATGGTTTTGATGCTGCCGGGCTGGATGAATTGGAGGGTCGACCTGTAGATCAAGGAACCACTTATTCAAGAATCAATTACCTGTTGCTTAAAAGAAACTCACCTTATATAATGATGAATGCTGCCGAGGCGCATTTCCTTCTTGCTGAAGCCCGCGAAAGAGGGATTGGATCAGGAATTACCGGTTCAGCAGAAGATCATTACAGGGCCGGTGTAAGGGAAGCGATGAAAATGTACACACGATTTGATCCTTCTTTGGCTGTCCTTGATGCTGAAGTGGACGCTTATCTGGCGAGACATCCTTATGGCGTTGAAAAGCCTGCTTTGGAAATGATAGGTGAGCAAATGTGGGCCAGTAAATTCCTCAACTGGTGGGAAGCATGGTCAGACTGGAGAAGAACAGGATATCCTCAGTTGACTCCTACAAATCACCCTGCAAACGTGACTCAAGGACAAATCATGAGAAGGTTGAGATATCCTGCTGCTGAAGTTGCTTCCAATGCAAATTTCCAGGATGGAGCGACTTTGCCTGATATCTTTATGACAAAGGTTTGGTGGGATGGAGGAAATTAA
- a CDS encoding SusC/RagA family TonB-linked outer membrane protein, translated as MKNLLLIISGFVLMSMTMGQTWAQTVTGKVTAATDGISLPGVSVIIKGTSTGVATDLDGNYNLNVSGPETVLVFSYIGFASQEVRVGNQSVINVSMVEDASELGEVVVTALGIERNIKALQYSMTTVGGEEFTQARENNIANQLAGRVAGVNVTNVASGPAGSSRVIIRGNTSLQGNNQPLYVIDGIPMDNTNFGQAGVWGGSDGGDGMTSVNPDDIESMTVLKGASAAALYGARAANGVILITTKRGTKRKGLGIEFNNNTVFERINNQTDLQTTFGAGRFQGDQLTGAAVRPTTVRQGYDWGTQAWGERLGTGTSMHFDGVERPYVHAGDNWNRFYETGVAVTNSLSLMGGGENQTFRFNLTDLRSTSVVPNAGFDRINISMSTNGKFGKRLTFDAKVLYSREETKNRPRLSDSPGNAFQSIFALPPNVNVEWGKGDPNRLGTIPVGTDPALLNTWGFAEREEYLMVNNPWGQNPYFSAYQLSISDIRDRILTSGSLRYDITDHLYLSGRAGMDWFTRRGSNLTPQGTGYNRGGDMNENTRNVSEVNLEGILGYNRTFGDFNVNAFVGANRMRRQDESISANGQGFNVPFFHAINNTVTRNFGYGFSEWGINSIFGSAEVSYKNYLFLTGTVRKDWFSVLDPEFNSITYPSVGASFVFSDAFNSLPSWLSFGKLRASWAQVGNVTVGPYQIANVYSLLGAPAVDFNGNNVAMASFATAGGNAGTIPNRFLRPLLSTEIETGIDVRFLDNRLGLDFTYYRQRSTDDQLNAQVSRSSGFGSTLVNLGQMENRGVEILLTGTPIRKSEFSWDVSFNIARNVNEVVSLIEGNDILNVEEPRTRTVFIQHRTGQPFGVIAGWVQKRSPDGQLVFEPNGAPVQSDMMEVIGNGIPDWTGGINNSITWKNFNFSALVDFRIGGDLYSGTNLRLTQWGLHKQSLQGRLGEEPLTVSGVVQAGTSSDGSPVYEAFNKTLSPGEANNYWNQMGNRVQDHFIYDGSFAKLRQLTIGYNVPRRILDKTPFTTLGISFVGRNLAILWKNVENIDPESAYSSGNGQGLDYFGMPQTRTYGFNIRAGF; from the coding sequence ATGAAAAACCTATTACTGATTATTAGTGGGTTTGTGCTGATGAGTATGACTATGGGTCAGACTTGGGCACAGACGGTGACAGGAAAAGTCACCGCCGCCACTGATGGCATTTCATTGCCAGGCGTATCCGTCATCATCAAGGGGACATCAACAGGTGTCGCGACAGATCTTGATGGAAATTACAATTTGAATGTGTCGGGACCGGAGACGGTTCTGGTATTTTCTTACATCGGCTTTGCCTCCCAAGAGGTTAGAGTCGGCAATCAATCCGTGATCAATGTATCCATGGTGGAAGATGCTTCTGAACTTGGTGAAGTTGTGGTCACAGCATTGGGTATTGAAAGGAACATCAAAGCACTTCAGTATTCAATGACTACTGTGGGTGGAGAGGAATTTACACAAGCAAGGGAAAACAATATCGCCAATCAGTTGGCAGGTAGGGTAGCTGGTGTGAACGTTACCAATGTAGCTTCAGGTCCTGCGGGTTCCTCAAGGGTCATTATCAGAGGTAATACTTCCCTTCAGGGAAACAATCAGCCACTTTATGTTATTGATGGTATTCCCATGGACAACACCAATTTTGGTCAGGCAGGTGTATGGGGCGGTTCTGATGGAGGTGATGGTATGACCTCAGTCAATCCCGACGATATTGAGTCAATGACTGTATTGAAAGGTGCAAGTGCCGCGGCATTATACGGCGCTAGGGCAGCGAACGGTGTGATTTTGATCACTACCAAAAGAGGAACAAAAAGAAAAGGCTTGGGGATTGAATTCAACAACAATACTGTTTTTGAAAGAATCAATAACCAAACTGATTTGCAGACCACCTTTGGAGCAGGACGTTTTCAGGGCGATCAGTTGACAGGTGCTGCAGTGAGACCCACTACAGTCCGACAGGGCTATGATTGGGGAACTCAGGCTTGGGGAGAGCGATTGGGAACCGGCACATCCATGCATTTTGATGGAGTTGAAAGACCATATGTACATGCAGGTGATAACTGGAACCGTTTTTATGAAACAGGAGTTGCGGTGACCAACAGCCTTTCCCTAATGGGTGGAGGTGAAAATCAGACCTTTAGATTTAATCTTACAGATCTGAGAAGTACTTCAGTAGTTCCCAATGCAGGATTTGACAGAATAAATATTTCTATGTCGACCAATGGTAAATTTGGCAAAAGGCTGACTTTCGATGCCAAGGTTCTTTATTCAAGGGAAGAGACAAAAAACAGACCGAGATTATCCGATTCACCAGGTAATGCCTTCCAGTCTATATTTGCTCTACCACCAAACGTAAACGTGGAATGGGGTAAGGGAGATCCAAACAGGTTGGGAACTATTCCTGTAGGTACTGACCCTGCACTGTTGAACACCTGGGGTTTTGCTGAAAGGGAAGAATACCTGATGGTCAATAATCCTTGGGGACAAAATCCTTATTTCTCCGCTTATCAATTGTCTATCAGTGATATCAGAGATAGGATTTTGACATCCGGTAGCTTGAGATATGATATCACCGACCACCTGTACCTTTCCGGTAGAGCAGGTATGGACTGGTTCACCAGAAGGGGTTCCAATTTGACCCCACAAGGAACAGGCTATAACAGAGGTGGAGATATGAATGAAAACACAAGAAATGTCAGCGAAGTCAACTTGGAAGGTATCTTGGGTTATAACAGAACCTTTGGGGATTTCAATGTCAATGCCTTTGTAGGAGCGAATAGAATGAGAAGACAGGATGAATCGATTTCCGCCAATGGGCAGGGATTCAATGTTCCGTTTTTTCATGCAATCAACAATACTGTTACTAGGAACTTTGGTTATGGCTTTTCAGAATGGGGAATCAATTCCATATTTGGTTCCGCAGAAGTAAGTTACAAAAATTACCTATTCCTGACAGGGACAGTAAGAAAAGACTGGTTTTCAGTACTCGATCCTGAATTCAATAGCATCACTTATCCTTCAGTGGGTGCAAGCTTTGTATTTTCAGACGCATTCAATTCTTTACCTTCATGGCTGAGTTTTGGCAAATTGAGAGCTTCTTGGGCACAAGTGGGTAATGTTACAGTAGGTCCATATCAAATAGCCAATGTATACTCACTGTTAGGTGCTCCTGCTGTTGATTTTAATGGAAATAATGTGGCAATGGCTTCTTTTGCGACTGCAGGCGGTAATGCCGGAACTATTCCAAACCGATTCTTAAGACCACTGTTATCTACTGAGATTGAGACAGGAATTGATGTCAGGTTCCTTGACAACAGATTGGGATTGGATTTTACCTATTACCGTCAAAGAAGTACAGATGATCAGCTGAACGCCCAGGTTTCAAGGTCTTCAGGTTTTGGATCTACTTTGGTCAATTTGGGTCAAATGGAAAACAGAGGGGTTGAAATTCTCCTTACAGGTACGCCTATCAGAAAGTCAGAATTTAGCTGGGATGTTTCTTTTAATATTGCCAGAAACGTAAATGAAGTTGTTTCTCTAATTGAGGGTAATGATATCCTGAATGTGGAGGAACCAAGAACCAGAACAGTTTTTATCCAACATAGAACAGGGCAGCCATTTGGAGTCATCGCAGGGTGGGTCCAAAAACGATCTCCTGATGGTCAACTGGTATTTGAGCCCAATGGAGCTCCGGTACAGTCCGATATGATGGAGGTTATTGGAAACGGAATACCTGATTGGACCGGTGGTATCAATAACAGCATTACCTGGAAAAACTTCAATTTTTCAGCATTGGTCGATTTCAGGATAGGTGGCGACCTTTATTCCGGAACAAACCTTAGGTTGACCCAATGGGGTTTGCATAAGCAATCACTACAGGGAAGACTCGGTGAAGAACCTTTAACAGTTTCAGGAGTAGTTCAGGCAGGTACTTCTTCAGATGGCAGTCCGGTTTATGAAGCTTTTAATAAAACACTGTCTCCAGGTGAAGCCAATAACTATTGGAATCAGATGGGCAACAGGGTGCAGGATCATTTTATCTACGATGGTTCATTTGCCAAGTTGAGACAGCTTACCATCGGCTATAATGTACCGAGAAGGATTTTGGACAAGACACCATTTACTACACTTGGGATCTCCTTTGTAGGTCGTAACCTTGCCATTCTATGGAAAAATGTTGAGAATATTGATCCGGAATCAGCATATTCATCCGGTAATGGCCAAGGTCTTGACTATTTTGGTATGCCCCAGACGAGAACATATGGATTTAACATAAGGGCAGGATTCTAA
- a CDS encoding VCBS repeat-containing protein produces MKVLFLALLILIPINVFNYDPFKETRDVPIFESLSARKTGIRFQNTLSEGQGNNILTYEYFYNGGGVAVGDINNDGLDDIYFTGNMVPNKLYLNEGDFKFKDITKEAGVEGRKSWTTGVTMADVNSDGWLDIYVCFSGKGSPDTRRNQLFINQKNGTFTEEAAAYGLDDPSNSIQALFFDYDLDGDLDMYLLNHNTKVINEIEFDQARQDRNPDAGDKLFRNDNGKFVDVSSQAGIMGNSMGFGLGIAVSDISGNGYPDIHISNDYIEPDYLYFNNGDGTFTEKLTDHLQHISYFSMGSDISDVNNDGLPDIYTLDMLPEDNKRQKLLYGPENYEQYALMVMKGFYHQNMRNMLHLNNGNGTFSEIGQLAGISNTDWSWATFFVDVDNDGWKDLFVSNGYYRDYTNRDFLKFKGDYYFNKARDKETADTLFLVTSMSSTPVHNYLFKNNGDLTFTDKSNDWGFSQPNFSNGAAYADLDNDGNIDLVVNNLNAPAGIFRNQLSSDTETAGFLQLDLKGEGQNTFGYGAKISAYTKGKVQFFEQQPTRGFQSSVSHRVHFGIGNNQKVDSLTVVWQSGKTEKIYDIPANQVMIVEEKNASLSNFKNSPDLKPIFTKIQSPVDFKHQEYGYNDFKRQPLLLHMLTTCGPVMAIGDVDNNGLNDVFAGGTKGSPGKLFNQVSVGEFKESKGLDLSEDEGYTDADAVFFDATGDGNLDLYLASGGFHDYISTDENLQDRLYINQGDGKFVKSEDGLPRITSSASRVKPIDFDGDGLVDLFIGSRVIPGQFPKSPKSILLKNTGGGRFVDVIAETIPELEFGGMITDAVWTDLDGDGRPDLIVVGEYMPIRIFLNKEGRKFEEATSRFFDSPINGLWSTIAMADFDGDGDMDFIVGNFGLNSQLKASKQEPLRMTYADFDGNSSIDPILTQYIKGVEYPFASRDELLDQMYGLRSKFTNYESYSEAKLNDIFTKDQLSKASVLTADELRSVYLENKGGSFVVHSLPMQAQFTPIYAISVLDFDQDGKLDFILAGNQNSSRLRIGVMDSNFGQLFKGDGAGGFEFVSQKDSGLNFMGDVKSLQIMNVGNDKMLFIGVNNIGLEAYVLNKPK; encoded by the coding sequence ATGAAGGTTCTTTTCCTGGCATTATTAATTCTAATACCGATTAATGTTTTCAATTATGACCCATTTAAGGAAACACGGGACGTTCCCATTTTCGAGTCTCTTTCTGCACGGAAAACCGGTATTAGATTTCAAAATACCCTGAGTGAAGGGCAGGGGAATAATATACTTACCTATGAATATTTTTATAATGGCGGTGGGGTAGCAGTTGGGGATATCAACAATGACGGTCTGGATGACATTTATTTTACAGGCAACATGGTTCCCAATAAGCTTTATCTCAATGAAGGTGATTTCAAGTTTAAGGATATTACCAAAGAAGCAGGGGTAGAAGGAAGAAAATCCTGGACCACAGGGGTGACCATGGCGGATGTAAACAGTGATGGTTGGCTGGATATTTATGTCTGCTTTTCAGGTAAAGGGAGTCCGGACACACGACGAAACCAGCTTTTTATCAATCAGAAAAACGGGACATTTACGGAGGAAGCCGCAGCTTACGGTTTGGATGATCCTTCCAATAGTATTCAGGCGTTGTTTTTTGATTATGATCTGGACGGGGATTTGGATATGTATCTTCTGAATCATAATACTAAGGTGATCAATGAAATTGAATTTGATCAGGCGAGGCAGGACAGGAATCCTGATGCCGGAGATAAACTTTTCAGAAATGATAATGGGAAATTTGTGGACGTCAGTTCACAAGCCGGGATTATGGGCAATTCTATGGGTTTCGGACTAGGCATTGCCGTTTCTGACATCAGTGGAAACGGCTATCCCGATATTCATATTTCAAATGATTATATAGAACCTGACTATTTATATTTCAACAATGGCGACGGGACATTTACTGAAAAGCTTACAGACCACCTTCAGCATATTTCTTACTTTTCTATGGGCTCTGATATCAGTGATGTCAACAATGATGGTCTTCCTGATATCTACACTTTGGACATGTTGCCGGAGGATAATAAAAGACAAAAACTGCTGTATGGGCCAGAAAATTATGAACAATATGCCCTGATGGTAATGAAAGGTTTCTACCATCAAAATATGAGAAATATGCTGCATCTCAACAATGGTAATGGGACTTTCAGTGAAATAGGACAATTGGCAGGCATATCCAATACCGACTGGAGTTGGGCAACATTTTTTGTAGATGTGGACAATGATGGTTGGAAAGACCTTTTTGTTTCCAATGGCTACTACAGGGATTATACCAACAGAGATTTTCTGAAATTCAAGGGGGATTATTACTTCAATAAGGCAAGGGACAAAGAAACCGCGGACACTCTGTTTTTGGTGACAAGTATGAGTTCTACGCCGGTCCATAATTATCTTTTTAAAAATAACGGGGACCTGACATTTACCGATAAAAGTAATGATTGGGGATTTTCCCAACCCAATTTTTCCAATGGCGCTGCTTATGCCGACCTGGACAATGACGGGAATATTGATTTGGTCGTCAATAACCTCAATGCTCCGGCGGGTATTTTTAGAAATCAACTTTCAAGCGATACAGAGACAGCTGGGTTTTTACAACTTGATCTTAAAGGAGAAGGCCAGAATACTTTTGGGTACGGTGCAAAAATATCAGCCTATACCAAAGGAAAGGTTCAGTTTTTTGAGCAACAGCCTACAAGAGGATTTCAATCCTCAGTCAGTCACCGGGTGCATTTCGGAATTGGCAACAATCAAAAAGTAGATTCCCTCACAGTCGTATGGCAGAGTGGAAAAACTGAAAAAATCTACGACATTCCGGCCAATCAAGTAATGATAGTAGAAGAGAAAAATGCCAGCTTAAGCAATTTCAAAAATTCACCCGACCTGAAACCCATTTTCACAAAGATTCAATCTCCTGTAGACTTTAAGCATCAGGAGTATGGATACAATGATTTCAAAAGGCAGCCATTATTACTGCACATGTTGACCACCTGCGGCCCGGTCATGGCGATAGGAGACGTCGATAACAATGGTTTGAATGATGTTTTTGCAGGCGGGACCAAAGGCTCACCCGGTAAACTCTTTAATCAGGTTTCGGTAGGTGAATTTAAAGAATCCAAAGGGTTGGATCTTTCAGAAGATGAGGGATATACAGATGCTGATGCTGTTTTTTTTGATGCCACGGGAGATGGTAATCTTGATTTGTATTTGGCTAGTGGGGGATTTCATGATTATATATCTACGGATGAAAATCTGCAGGATAGACTGTACATCAATCAAGGCGATGGCAAATTTGTCAAATCTGAAGATGGACTGCCAAGAATTACCTCAAGTGCGTCCCGCGTGAAGCCAATTGATTTTGATGGCGATGGACTGGTAGATCTGTTTATTGGAAGTAGGGTAATTCCCGGTCAGTTTCCAAAAAGCCCCAAGAGCATTCTCCTCAAAAATACCGGTGGTGGTAGATTTGTAGATGTCATTGCCGAAACCATACCTGAATTGGAATTTGGTGGGATGATTACGGATGCGGTTTGGACGGATTTGGATGGAGATGGTAGACCTGACCTGATTGTCGTGGGAGAATACATGCCTATTCGGATTTTCCTGAACAAGGAAGGCCGAAAATTTGAAGAAGCGACTTCCCGGTTTTTTGATTCCCCCATCAATGGTTTGTGGTCAACTATTGCCATGGCTGATTTTGATGGAGATGGGGACATGGATTTTATTGTGGGGAATTTCGGCTTAAATTCTCAGTTGAAAGCCAGTAAGCAAGAACCATTGAGAATGACTTATGCTGATTTTGACGGCAACAGTTCAATAGATCCTATTCTGACCCAATACATTAAAGGAGTGGAATATCCATTCGCCAGCAGGGATGAATTGTTGGATCAAATGTATGGGCTGCGAAGCAAATTCACCAACTATGAATCCTACTCCGAAGCGAAGCTGAATGATATATTTACCAAAGATCAACTTTCAAAAGCTTCTGTTTTGACAGCGGATGAACTTCGGTCGGTCTATTTGGAAAACAAAGGAGGAAGTTTTGTGGTCCATTCCCTTCCTATGCAGGCGCAGTTTACCCCGATTTATGCCATTTCAGTACTTGATTTTGATCAAGATGGCAAACTGGATTTTATATTGGCGGGAAACCAGAATTCAAGCAGGCTGAGGATTGGTGTGATGGATTCCAACTTTGGGCAGTTATTCAAGGGAGATGGTGCCGGTGGATTTGAATTTGTGTCCCAAAAAGATTCAGGCCTGAATTTTATGGGTGATGTCAAGTCTCTTCAAATTATGAATGTAGGGAATGATAAAATGCTTTTTATTGGAGTGAATAATATTGGATTGGAGGCTTATGTATTGAATAAGCCAAAATAG
- a CDS encoding SAM-dependent methyltransferase, which produces MAAFLSALLVKAQHKSSDFSDLVPFVTTPIEVVKAMLEIAEINPNDILYDLGSGDGRISIYAAQQYGIRSIGVEIDADLVNLANQNAKEAGVKDLVSFIEGDLFELDLSQATVLTLYLFPDINLKLRPRILEMKAGTRIISHRFDMGDWEPDKVQKIKLPDGKEHIIYLWVLKD; this is translated from the coding sequence TTGGCAGCATTTTTATCGGCTCTGCTTGTGAAAGCACAGCATAAATCCAGTGATTTTTCAGATTTGGTTCCTTTTGTAACTACACCTATTGAAGTAGTGAAGGCTATGCTGGAGATCGCCGAAATCAATCCGAATGATATTTTATATGATCTGGGTTCGGGAGATGGCAGAATTTCCATATATGCTGCACAGCAATATGGGATCAGGTCAATAGGGGTGGAAATTGATGCAGATCTTGTCAATTTGGCAAACCAAAATGCAAAAGAAGCAGGCGTGAAGGATTTGGTCAGCTTTATTGAAGGAGATTTGTTTGAACTTGATTTAAGTCAGGCCACAGTGTTGACTTTGTATTTATTTCCTGATATCAATCTGAAGCTCAGACCCAGGATTCTTGAAATGAAGGCTGGAACCCGGATCATATCACACCGATTTGATATGGGAGATTGGGAGCCTGACAAAGTTCAAAAAATCAAACTTCCGGACGGCAAGGAGCATATTATTTATTTGTGGGTTTTGAAAGATTGA
- a CDS encoding PQQ-binding-like beta-propeller repeat protein: MKTITNTILNNLLNTSPLVIGVVFLSAIGCQSKKNSELMWSKDFPVIGSQSSPRTVDLNGDGILDIVMGAGKNEFQPSDMGILAINGNTGDLLWHHESEDQVYGSATFLDVNGDGVKDVFIGGRSPHFRAIDGKTGKLIWEYKYIYEDHPILQYARFNFNNSVLVPDQNGDGLQDLMTVNGGNAEAAAYELENRFPGVLMIFDSKTGEILAADSMPDGMESYMSPLVFEQPDNSEPLILFGSGGETFSGNIYLAKLSDLMNQELSKSKIVASETGQGFIAPPVLVDINKDGFYDFVAISHASTIFAIDGKSHQPIWKNKIEGTECSNSFAVGYFNADDIPDFFTFASKGQWPENTGSFQVMLDGKDGSISYMDSLGCTGFSSPVVYDLNRDGIDEVIISINEYDCNRSIIDRSAFPVENRLIAIDFKNKKNWGIDQTKSFKNIFSTPWIGDLDQDGFLDIVHCQYYSHSDVLSFLGMRIKRIDTHVKIKKDPVWGAYMGSEGDGIFRKNK, from the coding sequence ATGAAAACCATCACAAACACCATCCTAAACAACCTTTTGAATACATCTCCCTTGGTCATTGGGGTTGTATTTTTGTCAGCTATAGGCTGCCAATCCAAAAAAAACAGTGAACTGATGTGGAGTAAGGACTTCCCGGTAATTGGTTCCCAATCCTCTCCAAGGACTGTAGATTTAAATGGAGATGGAATTTTGGATATTGTCATGGGTGCGGGTAAGAATGAGTTTCAGCCCAGTGATATGGGAATACTGGCTATAAATGGTAATACGGGTGATCTATTATGGCATCATGAATCAGAAGATCAGGTTTATGGATCGGCCACATTTTTGGACGTCAATGGAGATGGGGTCAAAGATGTTTTCATAGGTGGAAGGTCACCACATTTCCGTGCCATCGATGGCAAAACCGGAAAATTGATTTGGGAGTACAAATATATTTATGAAGATCATCCTATACTTCAATATGCCAGGTTCAATTTCAACAACAGTGTTTTGGTACCTGATCAAAATGGGGATGGTTTACAGGATTTAATGACCGTCAATGGAGGAAACGCCGAGGCCGCAGCTTATGAACTGGAAAATAGATTCCCTGGAGTGCTGATGATTTTTGATTCCAAAACCGGGGAGATTCTCGCTGCTGATTCGATGCCTGACGGTATGGAATCTTATATGTCGCCCCTTGTATTTGAGCAGCCTGACAATAGCGAACCTTTGATTTTATTTGGATCGGGCGGAGAGACTTTCAGTGGTAATATATATCTGGCCAAACTTTCTGATTTGATGAATCAGGAATTATCCAAATCCAAAATAGTTGCTTCTGAAACTGGGCAGGGATTTATCGCACCTCCTGTTTTGGTGGATATCAATAAAGATGGGTTCTATGATTTTGTTGCTATTTCTCACGCAAGTACGATTTTTGCCATAGATGGTAAATCCCATCAACCTATCTGGAAAAACAAAATTGAAGGAACTGAATGCAGCAACAGTTTTGCAGTAGGGTATTTTAATGCAGACGATATTCCTGATTTTTTCACTTTTGCCAGTAAAGGACAATGGCCCGAAAACACCGGTTCATTTCAAGTGATGTTGGATGGAAAAGACGGTTCGATCAGTTATATGGACTCATTGGGATGTACAGGTTTTTCATCGCCTGTTGTCTATGACCTCAATAGGGACGGTATTGATGAAGTTATTATCAGCATCAACGAATATGACTGTAACAGAAGTATTATAGATCGATCTGCCTTCCCGGTGGAAAACAGATTGATAGCGATAGATTTTAAAAATAAAAAAAACTGGGGCATAGATCAGACCAAATCTTTCAAAAATATTTTCTCCACTCCTTGGATAGGAGACTTAGACCAAGATGGATTTTTGGATATTGTTCATTGCCAATATTACAGCCATTCGGATGTATTATCCTTTTTAGGAATGAGAATTAAAAGAATTGATACTCATGTTAAAATTAAAAAAGACCCTGTATGGGGAGCTTACATGGGTTCTGAAGGAGATGGGATTTTTCGTAAAAACAAATAA